Genomic segment of Verrucomicrobium sp.:
GTTCCTGCCGGGTGACGAAGCGTTCTCTTTATGCTAAAGCCCTACGCCTTGCAATGAATTCCCTCTCCGTTGCCCGCTGCCAGGAGCTCCTGGCGAAGTTCTCCTCCCTCCGCGTCCTGGTCGTCGGCGACTTGATGCTCGACGAGTTCATCTGGGGGCAGGTCTCCCGCATCTCGCCGGAGGCCCCGGTGCCGGTGGTGGAGGTGCAAAGCTCCTCCTTCTACCCCGGCGGCGCGGCGAACGTGGTCCGCAACCTGGACGCCTTCACGCACAGGACTTCCGTGGTGGGCGCGATCGGCGCCGATCCGGCGGGCGGCCAGCTGCGCGGCCTCCTGGAGGCGGGCGGCTGCGACGTCTCCGGCCTGGTGGAGCTTTCCGACCGGCCCACGACGCACAAGATGCGGATCATCGGCCGCCAGCAGCAGATCGTCCGGGTGGACCGGGAGACGATCGGGGCGCTGCCCGCGGAGGCGAAGGCGCGCGTGGTCGCCGCGCTGCGCCGGGAGATCCCGCTGTGCGACGCGGTCCTCATCGAGGATTACGGCAAGGGCCTGCTGGACCAGGAGATCGTCGACGCGGCGATCGCCGCCGCGCGGGAGCACAAGAAGATCGTCACCGTCGACCTGAATCCGAAGAACCCGCTGGACTGGCGGGGGGCCACGGCGGTGAAGCCGAACCGCCTGGAGGCCTTGGCCTGCGCGGGTGTGGACGACCGGGGCGGCCATGACAAGACGGCCGTGGACCGCGCCGCCGCGATCCTGCGGGAGCGCTGGCAGACCGATTACCTCCTCATCACCCTGGGGGAGGAGGGAATGTTCCTTTTCGAGAAGGGGAAGGCCGAGCCTTACCACACCCCGACGCGGGCGCAGAAGGTGTTCGACGTTTCCGGCGCGGGGGACACGGCCATCGCCCTCTTCACCCTGGCGCTGGCGGCGGGCGCGACCGGCATTGAGGCGGCGGAGATCTCCAACCACGCTTCCGGCGTGGTCGTCGGCAAGCTGGGCACGGCGACGCTGACGCCCCAGGAGCTGCTGGAAAGCCTGCAGCCATGAGCGGCGGCCCGCGCGCGGTCTTCTTCGACCGGGACGACACCCTTATGCGGAACGTTCCCTACCTGGGGGATCCGGCCCAGGTCGTCGTTTTCCCCGGCGCGGGAGAGGCGGTGCGGGAGCTGGAGAAGCGCGGCTTCGAGATTTTTTTGGCGACGAACCAGTCCGGCGTCGGCCGGGGGCTCATCACGGTGGAGCAGGTCGCCTCGGTCAACCGGGAGCTTTTCCGCCAGATGGACGGCTTTGTTTTCAAGGAGGTCTACTGCGCCTACGGCCACGGCGCGACCGACGCCGACCGGAAGCCCTCCCCGCAGATGGTCTACCGCGCGGCGCGGGACCACGGCCTGGACCTGCGGCGCTCCTACTTCGTCGGCGACCGGCTGGGGGACGTCCTCTGCGGGCGCAACGCCGGGTGCCGCACCGTCCTGGTCCGCACGGGGGAGAACGCCCGGGAATGGGACCGCGCCGCCCGCCTGGCCGACCACGACGCCCCCGGCCTGCGCGCCGCCGTGGAATGGATCCTTTCCCAGGAATGAAAACCGTCATCGTCATCCCCGCCCGCTACGCCTCCACCCGCTTCCCCGGAAAGCCCCTGGTCCTCATCAAGGGCAAGCCCCTCATCCAATGGGTTTGGGAAAAGGCCCGGAAGTGCAAGCGGGCGGACCGCGTGGTGGTGGCGACCGACGACGAGCGGATCTTCCGCGCCGTGGAGTGGTTCGGCGGGGAGGCGGTCATGACCTCCCCCGAGCATCCGACGGGCACCGACCGGATCGCCGAGGCGGCCCGCCGCCTCCGCGCCAAGGCCGACCTCTACGTGAACATCCAGGGGGACGAGCCCGCCGTCGACCCGAAGGAGATCGAGCGCCTCATCGCGGGGATCGGCCGTTCCCCCATCGCCACCCTGGCGCATGCCGTCACCGACCCGGCCGACCTGGCCAACCCGAACGTGGTGAAGGTGGTCTGCGACGCGGCGGGCCGGGCCCTCTATTTTTCCCGCAGCCCCATCCCCTTTGCCCGGGGGAAGGCCAAGCCCCGCTATCTGCGGCACGTCGGCCTCTACGCCTTCCGGGCGGAGGCCCTCCGCCGCTTCGTGAAGCTGCCGCCGGGCGTCCTGGAACAGGCCGAATCCCTGGAGCAGCTCCGCGCCCTGGAGAACGGCATGGCCATCCGCGTCGTGGAGACGAAAATGCGTTGTCACGGCGTCGATACGCCCGCAGATTTGCGCCTTGTCCAAAAACTCCTCTAACAGTTCCCCCATGAAGTACATTTTCGTCACCGGCGGCGTGGTCAGCTCCCTGGGCAAAGGCCTCACCATGGCGGCCCTGGGCACCCTCCTGGAAAAGCGCGGGCTGAAGGTGACCCTGCAGAAGTTCGACCCCTACCTGAACGTCGATCCGGGCACCATGAGCCCCTACCAGCACGGGGAGGTCTACGTCCTGGACGACGGCGCGGAAACCGACCTCGACCTGGGCCACTACGAGCGCTTCACCTCCTCCAGCCTTTCCCGCGTCAACAGCCTGAGCAGCGGCCAGGTCTACGAGTCGGTCCTGGGCAAGGAGCGCCGCGGCGACTACCTGGGCAAGACGGTGCAGGTCATCCCCCACGTCACCGACGAGATCAAGCGCCGCATCCGCGAGGTGGGCGAGCACCACAAGTGCGACGTGGTCCTGACCGAGATCGGCGGCACCACGGGCGACATCGAGGGGCTGCCCTTCCTGGAGGCGATCCGCCAGTTCGCCCTGGAGGTGGGGCCGGAGAACGCCATGTTCCTCCACGTCACCCTGCTGCCCTACATCAAGGCCGCCGGGGAGCTGAAGAGCAAGCCCACCCAGCAGAGCGTGGCCAAGCTGCGCGAGATCGGCCTGCAGCCCCACGTCCTGGTCTGCCGCACCGAATACCCGATCGACCGCGACATGCGGCACAAGCTCTCCATGTACTGCAACGTGCCGCAGGAGGCCGTCATCGAGGAGATCGACGTCACCCACAGCATCTACGAGCTGCCCCTCATGCTGGAGCGGGAGCGCCTGGACGAGCTGGTCTGCCGCCACCTGAAGCTGGACCTGCCCCGCGCCGACATGACGGACTGGCAGAACTTCATCGCCCGCCTCATCGCGCCGAAGAACAAGCTGAACATCGCCGTCGTCGGCAAATACATCGAGCACCAGGACGCCTACAAGAGCGTCTACGAGTCCCTGGTCCACGCCGGGGCGGCCAACGACTGCGGGGTGGAGATCACCAAGGTCGACTCCGAGGACATCGAGTCCGAGGGGGCGGAAAAGTTCCTGGAAGGGATGGACGGCATCCTGGTCCCCGGCGGCTTCGGCGTGCGCGGGGTGGAGGGGAAGATCCTGGCGGCCAAGTTCGCCCGGGAGAACAAGGTCCCCTATCTGGGCCTCTGCCTGGGGCTCCAGATCGGCGTCGTCGAGTTCACCCGCAACGTCCTGGGCCGCGCCAAGGCGCACAGCACCGAGTTCGACGAGGGCTCGCCCGATCCCGTCATCTGCCTCATGAACGCGCAGCGGGACGTGGTGACCAAGGGCGGCACCATGCGCCTGGGCAGCTCCCCCTGCCTGCTGAAGGAGGGGACGAAGGCCCGCGCCGCCTACGGCGCCGACACCATCCATGAGCGGCACCGCCACCGCTACGAGGTGAACAACCAATACCGCCCGGAGATGGAGGAGAAGGGCCTGGTCATCGCCGGCACCTCGCCGGACGGGAAGCTCGTGGAAGTGATCGAGCTGGCCGACCACCCGTGGTTCGTCGCCTCCCAGTTCCACCCGGAGTTCAAGTCCCAGCCGAACGCGCCGCACCCGCTCTTCTCCGGCTTCGTCAAGGCGGCCCTGGAAAGGATCCGCGCGTGAGCAAGGCCCCCCTCCGCCTCATCTCCGGCCCCTGCGTCATCGAGAGCGAGGCGCTCACCCTGGAGATCGCCGCGCAGCTGAAGGAAATCGCCGAGCGCCTGGGCCTCGACTTCATCTTCAAGGCCTCCTACGACAAGGCCAACCGCTCCGCCGGGGACTCCTTCCGCGGCCTGGGCATGGAAAAGGGCCTGGCCGTCCTGCAGGCGGTGAAGGACAAGCTGGGCCTGCGCGTGACGACCGACGTGCACGAGTCCGCGCAGATCCCCGCCGTCGCCCAGGTCGTCGACCTTCTCCAGATTCCCGCCTTCCTCTGCCGCCAGACCGATCTGCTGGTCGCCGCCGCGCAGAGCGGCCGCGCGGTCAACGTGAAGAAGGGGCAGTTCCTCGCCCCGGAGGACGTCGGCCTCATCGCGGAGAAGCTGAAGGGCTCCGGCTGCGCCGACTACTGGATCACCGAGCGGGGCACCACCTTCGGCTACCACAACCTCGTCGTCGACATGCGCGGCCTGGCCGCGATGCGCGGCGCGGGCCACCGCGTCATCTTCGACGCGACCCACTCCGTCCAGCGCCCGGGCGGCCTG
This window contains:
- the kdsA gene encoding 3-deoxy-8-phosphooctulonate synthase, with the protein product MSKAPLRLISGPCVIESEALTLEIAAQLKEIAERLGLDFIFKASYDKANRSAGDSFRGLGMEKGLAVLQAVKDKLGLRVTTDVHESAQIPAVAQVVDLLQIPAFLCRQTDLLVAAAQSGRAVNVKKGQFLAPEDVGLIAEKLKGSGCADYWITERGTTFGYHNLVVDMRGLAAMRGAGHRVIFDATHSVQRPGGLGRATGGDGPMVPVLARAAAAAGVDGFFLETHPEPLKSPSDGPNMIPLAQMEPLLRKLTAINELARD
- a CDS encoding CTP synthase, translating into MKYIFVTGGVVSSLGKGLTMAALGTLLEKRGLKVTLQKFDPYLNVDPGTMSPYQHGEVYVLDDGAETDLDLGHYERFTSSSLSRVNSLSSGQVYESVLGKERRGDYLGKTVQVIPHVTDEIKRRIREVGEHHKCDVVLTEIGGTTGDIEGLPFLEAIRQFALEVGPENAMFLHVTLLPYIKAAGELKSKPTQQSVAKLREIGLQPHVLVCRTEYPIDRDMRHKLSMYCNVPQEAVIEEIDVTHSIYELPLMLERERLDELVCRHLKLDLPRADMTDWQNFIARLIAPKNKLNIAVVGKYIEHQDAYKSVYESLVHAGAANDCGVEITKVDSEDIESEGAEKFLEGMDGILVPGGFGVRGVEGKILAAKFARENKVPYLGLCLGLQIGVVEFTRNVLGRAKAHSTEFDEGSPDPVICLMNAQRDVVTKGGTMRLGSSPCLLKEGTKARAAYGADTIHERHRHRYEVNNQYRPEMEEKGLVIAGTSPDGKLVEVIELADHPWFVASQFHPEFKSQPNAPHPLFSGFVKAALERIRA
- a CDS encoding PfkB family carbohydrate kinase, yielding MNSLSVARCQELLAKFSSLRVLVVGDLMLDEFIWGQVSRISPEAPVPVVEVQSSSFYPGGAANVVRNLDAFTHRTSVVGAIGADPAGGQLRGLLEAGGCDVSGLVELSDRPTTHKMRIIGRQQQIVRVDRETIGALPAEAKARVVAALRREIPLCDAVLIEDYGKGLLDQEIVDAAIAAAREHKKIVTVDLNPKNPLDWRGATAVKPNRLEALACAGVDDRGGHDKTAVDRAAAILRERWQTDYLLITLGEEGMFLFEKGKAEPYHTPTRAQKVFDVSGAGDTAIALFTLALAAGATGIEAAEISNHASGVVVGKLGTATLTPQELLESLQP
- the kdsB gene encoding 3-deoxy-manno-octulosonate cytidylyltransferase, with product MKTVIVIPARYASTRFPGKPLVLIKGKPLIQWVWEKARKCKRADRVVVATDDERIFRAVEWFGGEAVMTSPEHPTGTDRIAEAARRLRAKADLYVNIQGDEPAVDPKEIERLIAGIGRSPIATLAHAVTDPADLANPNVVKVVCDAAGRALYFSRSPIPFARGKAKPRYLRHVGLYAFRAEALRRFVKLPPGVLEQAESLEQLRALENGMAIRVVETKMRCHGVDTPADLRLVQKLL
- a CDS encoding HAD-IIIA family hydrolase codes for the protein MSGGPRAVFFDRDDTLMRNVPYLGDPAQVVVFPGAGEAVRELEKRGFEIFLATNQSGVGRGLITVEQVASVNRELFRQMDGFVFKEVYCAYGHGATDADRKPSPQMVYRAARDHGLDLRRSYFVGDRLGDVLCGRNAGCRTVLVRTGENAREWDRAARLADHDAPGLRAAVEWILSQE